In a single window of the Gossypium hirsutum isolate 1008001.06 chromosome A13, Gossypium_hirsutum_v2.1, whole genome shotgun sequence genome:
- the LOC107920149 gene encoding protein NETWORKED 4B isoform X2, producing the protein MMNKVDSKNLKSCWWDSHLNPENSEWLAENSKEMDLNVKQIMKLVEDNSEDVTKSEVIVQVQELYRIYRNLAERYDRLTGELRKTQGPDSGLDQISPMVTPDKPVQQASSFSSVGGSSEKEGTESSSFSSDSDSDSESFISSVNVYLSSAMDTDKSKMRENRRYEELNEKLTKYEEELRDSNLKLLLAEEEIVKLNTKLKKSESLELELQKQIIELEACFSNSNSEVMRLMEELSTSKENIIASEEEIVMLNAQILRYENNLLNRSHEVEELKGALCDARDNFSIQKASFQSEIFGLLEKETLLEARLEEWELHGNLLEEKIRQCETKKSEIESLLVVQETNLQGQINQLRTELNEKGIRIEALNKNLDKMKLKYDMLMTDKDCVTATVNNLVAEVRSRDLQIRQMEDHLQQLSKEHMQLTKNLEDELKMKIKDLEKEVDKQRNMILDVSEEKREVIRQLTFSLDHYRSGYKDFQTFLKHKRHAVIAL; encoded by the exons ATGATGAACAAAGTTGATTCAAAGAACTTGAAATCATGTTGGTGGGATAGTCATCTCAATCCTGAAAATTCTGAATGGCTAGCTGAAAATTCAAAAG AAATGGACTTGAATGTTAAACAAATAATGAAATTGGTGGAAGACAACAGTGAAGATGTGACTAAATCCGAGGTGATTGTCCAAGTTCAAGAACTCTACCGTATTTATCGAAATTTGGCCGAGCGGTATGATCGTTTGACCGGGGAACTGCGTAAAACTCAAGGCCCTGATAGTGGTTTGGATCAAATCTCTCCAATGGTTACACCTGATAAGCCTGTTCAACAAGCTTCGTCTTTCAGTTCTGTTGGTGGTAGTTCTGAGAAAGAAGGGACTGAGTCATCTTCGTTTTCATCAGATTCAGATTCTGACTCTGAATCTTTCATCTCATCTGTCAACGTTTACTTGAGTTCGGCGATGGATACTGATAAGTCGAAGATGAGGGAAAACCGAAGGTATGAAGAATTGAATGAAAAGCTCACTAAGTATGAAGAAGAGTTAAGGGATTCGAACCTAAAACTCTTACTTGCAGAAGAGGAAATTGTGAAGTTGAATACAAAACTCAAGAAGAGTGAGTCACTTGAATTGGAGTTGCAAAAACAGATAATTGAGCTCGAAGCTTGTTTTTCAAACTCGAACTCTGAAGTTATGAGGTTGATGGAGGAGCTTTCTACAAGTAAAGAAAATATCATAGCATCAGAAGAAGAGATTGTAATGTTAAATGCACAAATTTTGAGGTACGAAAACAATCTATTGAACCGCAGTCACGAAGTTGAAGAGCTAAAGGGTGCATTATGTGATGCTAGAGATAATTTCTCTATACAGAAAGCAAGTTTTCAATCCGAAATTTTCGGTTTGTTAGAAAAAGAGACTCTCTTAGAAGCAAGACTCGAGGAATGGGAATTACATGGAAATTTATTGGAggaaaaaataaggcaatgtgaGACCAAAAAATCTGAAATCGAAAGCTTGCTTGTCGTACAAGAAACCAACTTACAAGGTCAGATCAATCAATTGAGGACAGAACTTAATGAGAAAGGTATACGCATAGAAGCTTTGAATAAGAACCTTgacaaaatgaaattgaaatatgaTATGCTTATGACAGACAAAGATTGTGTTACTGCAACAGTAAACAATCTCGTAGCCGAGGTTCGTTCTCGTGATTTACAGATCAGACAAATGGAGGACCATTTACAACAATTAAGCAAGGAACATATGCAGCTAACAAAGAATCTAGAAGATGAGTTGAAAATGAAGATAAAGGACCTTGAGAAGGAAGTGGATAAGCAAAGGAACATGATCTTAGATGTGtctgaagagaaaagagaggtaATAAGACAGCTTACTTTCAGTCTGGACCATTACAGGAGTGGTTATAAAGATTTTCAGACATTCCTCAAGCACAAACGACACGCGGTTATCGCTTTGTGA
- the LOC107920149 gene encoding protein NETWORKED 4B isoform X1 has product MNKKKKACAEGYTCLLGFIIVSFKIKYNHHSSVQIFYETKKEVDMMNKVDSKNLKSCWWDSHLNPENSEWLAENSKEMDLNVKQIMKLVEDNSEDVTKSEVIVQVQELYRIYRNLAERYDRLTGELRKTQGPDSGLDQISPMVTPDKPVQQASSFSSVGGSSEKEGTESSSFSSDSDSDSESFISSVNVYLSSAMDTDKSKMRENRRYEELNEKLTKYEEELRDSNLKLLLAEEEIVKLNTKLKKSESLELELQKQIIELEACFSNSNSEVMRLMEELSTSKENIIASEEEIVMLNAQILRYENNLLNRSHEVEELKGALCDARDNFSIQKASFQSEIFGLLEKETLLEARLEEWELHGNLLEEKIRQCETKKSEIESLLVVQETNLQGQINQLRTELNEKGIRIEALNKNLDKMKLKYDMLMTDKDCVTATVNNLVAEVRSRDLQIRQMEDHLQQLSKEHMQLTKNLEDELKMKIKDLEKEVDKQRNMILDVSEEKREVIRQLTFSLDHYRSGYKDFQTFLKHKRHAVIAL; this is encoded by the exons atgaacaaaaagaaaaaggcttGTGCTGAAGGCTATACTTGTTTGTTGGGGTTTATAATCGTTTCCTTTAAGATAAAGTATAATCATCACTCATCAGTACAAATCTTCTACGAG ACAAAAAAGGAAGTAGATATGATGAACAAAGTTGATTCAAAGAACTTGAAATCATGTTGGTGGGATAGTCATCTCAATCCTGAAAATTCTGAATGGCTAGCTGAAAATTCAAAAG AAATGGACTTGAATGTTAAACAAATAATGAAATTGGTGGAAGACAACAGTGAAGATGTGACTAAATCCGAGGTGATTGTCCAAGTTCAAGAACTCTACCGTATTTATCGAAATTTGGCCGAGCGGTATGATCGTTTGACCGGGGAACTGCGTAAAACTCAAGGCCCTGATAGTGGTTTGGATCAAATCTCTCCAATGGTTACACCTGATAAGCCTGTTCAACAAGCTTCGTCTTTCAGTTCTGTTGGTGGTAGTTCTGAGAAAGAAGGGACTGAGTCATCTTCGTTTTCATCAGATTCAGATTCTGACTCTGAATCTTTCATCTCATCTGTCAACGTTTACTTGAGTTCGGCGATGGATACTGATAAGTCGAAGATGAGGGAAAACCGAAGGTATGAAGAATTGAATGAAAAGCTCACTAAGTATGAAGAAGAGTTAAGGGATTCGAACCTAAAACTCTTACTTGCAGAAGAGGAAATTGTGAAGTTGAATACAAAACTCAAGAAGAGTGAGTCACTTGAATTGGAGTTGCAAAAACAGATAATTGAGCTCGAAGCTTGTTTTTCAAACTCGAACTCTGAAGTTATGAGGTTGATGGAGGAGCTTTCTACAAGTAAAGAAAATATCATAGCATCAGAAGAAGAGATTGTAATGTTAAATGCACAAATTTTGAGGTACGAAAACAATCTATTGAACCGCAGTCACGAAGTTGAAGAGCTAAAGGGTGCATTATGTGATGCTAGAGATAATTTCTCTATACAGAAAGCAAGTTTTCAATCCGAAATTTTCGGTTTGTTAGAAAAAGAGACTCTCTTAGAAGCAAGACTCGAGGAATGGGAATTACATGGAAATTTATTGGAggaaaaaataaggcaatgtgaGACCAAAAAATCTGAAATCGAAAGCTTGCTTGTCGTACAAGAAACCAACTTACAAGGTCAGATCAATCAATTGAGGACAGAACTTAATGAGAAAGGTATACGCATAGAAGCTTTGAATAAGAACCTTgacaaaatgaaattgaaatatgaTATGCTTATGACAGACAAAGATTGTGTTACTGCAACAGTAAACAATCTCGTAGCCGAGGTTCGTTCTCGTGATTTACAGATCAGACAAATGGAGGACCATTTACAACAATTAAGCAAGGAACATATGCAGCTAACAAAGAATCTAGAAGATGAGTTGAAAATGAAGATAAAGGACCTTGAGAAGGAAGTGGATAAGCAAAGGAACATGATCTTAGATGTGtctgaagagaaaagagaggtaATAAGACAGCTTACTTTCAGTCTGGACCATTACAGGAGTGGTTATAAAGATTTTCAGACATTCCTCAAGCACAAACGACACGCGGTTATCGCTTTGTGA
- the LOC121212144 gene encoding cytochrome b-c1 complex subunit 8: MGKQPVKMRAVVYALSPFQQKIMGGLWKDLPGKISHKVSENWISATLLLAPLVGTYTYVQNFKEKEKLEHRY, encoded by the exons ATGGGGAAACAGCCGGTGAAGATGAGGGCGGTGGTATACGCTTTGTCGCCGTTTCAACAGAAGATTATGGGTGGGCTGTGGAAGGATCTTCCGGGCAAGATCTCTCACAAGGTTTCCGAGAATTGGATCAGCGCTACTCTTCTCCTTGCTCCTCTCGTTGGAACGTACAC ATATGTCCAGAACTTCAAAGAAAAGGAGAAATTGGAACACAGGTATTAA